The following proteins come from a genomic window of Candidatus Binatia bacterium:
- the tuf gene encoding elongation factor Tu (EF-Tu; promotes GTP-dependent binding of aminoacyl-tRNA to the A-site of ribosomes during protein biosynthesis; when the tRNA anticodon matches the mRNA codon, GTP hydrolysis results; the inactive EF-Tu-GDP leaves the ribosome and release of GDP is promoted by elongation factor Ts; many prokaryotes have two copies of the gene encoding EF-Tu) — translation EMVMPGDTVQLQVNLITPIAMDEGLRFAIREGGRTVGAGVVSKITE, via the coding sequence CCGAGATGGTGATGCCGGGCGACACGGTCCAGCTGCAGGTCAACCTGATCACGCCCATCGCGATGGACGAGGGGCTGCGCTTCGCGATCCGCGAAGGCGGCCGCACCGTCGGCGCGGGCGTCGTCAGCAAGATTACCGAGTAA